The Poriferisphaera corsica DNA segment ATTTGTCATATGTGCTGTTTGATATGCTGCTGCGGAAAGGTTGGGTGAAATGATGCCTGGCTTCTATGTTCTAAGTTCAAGTTTGCTATTTTTCCTGTTTGTGCCGCTTGTTGTGATGTATTTCCTGAAGATGAGGCGACAGCAAGTTGAAGTCCCATCATTGGTGTTGTGGCGAAAGGTGTTGGCTGATCAGCGGGTTAACAGTCCGTTTCAGCGTTTTAAAAAGCATTTATTGCTATTGCTACAATTGTTGTTGCTGGCTGTCCTGATATTGGCAGCGATGCAGCCATATATCGAGGGGGATCGGGCTAGTTTTAAGAACGTACCTATTCTGATTGATCATTCGGCAAGTATGGGGGCTCGTTCATATGATGGTAGTCAAACGCGGCTAGAAGAAATGGTCGAAAAGGTTGAGCGTATTATTGATAATCTGCAGACTGATCAACGGGTTTGCCTGATCGCGTTTGCGGATTCTGCGCGTAAGCTGACTGATTTTACTAATAACAAACGATTACTTTTAGCAGAGTTGGAGAAGCTTACTGTTTGGGATGTTGAGAGCGAAGTTGAAGATGCGATTCGAATGGTAGAAGCGATGCGTCAGCGTGAGAAGTTTGATCGTGTTCTTATGTATACCGATGGCAATGTGCCAGAACAGGTGAAGGTTAAGGTGTCTTTCGATCTTAATTTACATCGAGTTGATCGAGGCGGGATGAATGTTGGATTGACCGCACTGAGTGCAAAGCAAAATGAGGATGGAGAATGGGAGATTTTTGCCAATATTGAATCCAGTGGATCTGGAACAATGACGGGTGAAATGAAGGTGATGCTTGGGGGTGAATTGATCGTCAAGCAGGCGTATTCAGTTGCGGCGAATGAGCCTGATCGCGTGACCATTGGATTGCCTGTTATTGAAGATGGGCTTGTTGAAGTTGTGTTGATACCCGATGGTTTTGATTCTTTGGATGCTGATAATAAAGCGTACTTAGCGATCAAGCCAACGCGAAATCTTGTAGTGGGTGTAAGTGAAGGCTTGGATGTGATGTCACGAGCTATGCGCCGATTAGATGATGTAGAGTTTCATGTGATTGATGGCCGTGAAGCGATTCAGCCCCGTTATGATCTAGCGGTGTTAAGTGCAGTTGATCGTAGGGAAGAGATTAATGCTGATGTGACGGTCATTATGGGCGGGATACCGAAATCATTGCATGGATTACTGAAAATTACGGGTGAAGATGATGGGGATTATGTTGCAGCTTCGATGAAGCAATCAGAGTTATTACGCCATATCTATCTGGAAAGTGCGGTGTTTGTAAACCGTGTTCGGTATGGCTCATATGAAAACGGTGAGTCAGTACGGGAAGAGGACCTTGAGGAGCGTGGCTGGGAAGTTTTGGCAGATGGTAGTGAGGCGCCTCTGGTATTACGGGCGCGCCTTCAGGGTAAGCTGATATATGCCATGCTATTTGATATGTCGGACTCAACATTACCTTTTACGCCGACGCCGCCAATGATTGCTGAAAATCTTAAGCAGATCGCTAAGTATCGAGCTGGGTTGCTTGAATTGAATGGCCAAAAAACAGGTGTTCTCGATGCGATCCATCTTCTGGATAAAGAGCGCAGCTACACCGTCGCGGGGCCGAAGAATGTCGTTGTGTCTTCAGAGACAGATGTTAGTGGTACTCTCTCTGGAGTTGAAGCGAAATACTCCGGGATGTATCAGCTTAGAGGATCAAATCGGTTGTTGGGCGCAAGTTTATTAAGTGAGAAAGAAACAAACCTGTCTATCGTTGATACGAT contains these protein-coding regions:
- a CDS encoding vWA domain-containing protein, producing the protein MPGFYVLSSSLLFFLFVPLVVMYFLKMRRQQVEVPSLVLWRKVLADQRVNSPFQRFKKHLLLLLQLLLLAVLILAAMQPYIEGDRASFKNVPILIDHSASMGARSYDGSQTRLEEMVEKVERIIDNLQTDQRVCLIAFADSARKLTDFTNNKRLLLAELEKLTVWDVESEVEDAIRMVEAMRQREKFDRVLMYTDGNVPEQVKVKVSFDLNLHRVDRGGMNVGLTALSAKQNEDGEWEIFANIESSGSGTMTGEMKVMLGGELIVKQAYSVAANEPDRVTIGLPVIEDGLVEVVLIPDGFDSLDADNKAYLAIKPTRNLVVGVSEGLDVMSRAMRRLDDVEFHVIDGREAIQPRYDLAVLSAVDRREEINADVTVIMGGIPKSLHGLLKITGEDDGDYVAASMKQSELLRHIYLESAVFVNRVRYGSYENGESVREEDLEERGWEVLADGSEAPLVLRARLQGKLIYAMLFDMSDSTLPFTPTPPMIAENLKQIAKYRAGLLELNGQKTGVLDAIHLLDKERSYTVAGPKNVVVSSETDVSGTLSGVEAKYSGMYQLRGSNRLLGASLLSEKETNLSIVDTIRFEEHDAIAVTKDVVIDKPIWYWFAIAGLAFLIIEWWFYQRKPGGWSRQLG